A genomic region of Candidatus Delongbacteria bacterium contains the following coding sequences:
- a CDS encoding DUF4403 family protein: protein MKKTIEEELRFDLNDKIEEFKLIAENCVNNPDLGKGLSMYGKIDRLRFDNFYIDSDRITLYIYANGHSGIMMK from the coding sequence ATAAAAAAGACTATTGAAGAGGAACTTAGGTTCGATTTGAATGATAAAATTGAAGAATTTAAACTCATTGCTGAAAACTGTGTGAACAATCCTGATCTTGGTAAAGGTCTTTCTATGTACGGGAAAATTGATAGATTACGATTTGATAACTTCTATATCGATAGTGATAGAATTACGCTGTATATTTATGCCAACGGTCATTCTGGTATTATGATGAAATAG
- the rsgA gene encoding ribosome small subunit-dependent GTPase A, which yields MTTLKNYGWDDFFEVNFKNNGYLEFGYQPARITKETKNLYFIMTKDGEAKAINSNKFFLSTFSRDQLPVVGDWVVVHKPVNNENYFIEGVLERRTRLVRKGKDTFGRNFVKAGDSSVSVISANIDTVFYVASLDYRDFNLSKIERYILMLHDSGAKPVLILNKKDICPDYLDYIEKLKKISGDIPIHAVSAVDFDGIEELLDYISEGKTVSFIGSSGVGKSSIVNALMGEDKMYVSRIREADKRGRHTTTHREMILFPEGGVLIDNPGIRDLKPVSSSDALDATFEDITDLESQCRFSDCKHNNEPGCAIIKALESGELSVKRYENYLTLKREADFFERRAKMREHFLEKAAVNEKKGGKKIKNHMKGRKKRDKYFDSTEYSL from the coding sequence ATGACAACATTGAAAAATTATGGTTGGGATGATTTTTTTGAAGTTAACTTTAAAAATAATGGTTATTTGGAATTTGGGTATCAACCAGCAAGAATAACTAAGGAAACAAAAAATCTATATTTTATTATGACTAAAGATGGAGAAGCTAAGGCTATTAATTCAAATAAATTCTTTTTGAGTACTTTCTCAAGAGATCAATTACCTGTAGTAGGGGACTGGGTGGTAGTCCACAAGCCTGTTAATAATGAAAATTATTTTATTGAAGGAGTTCTTGAAAGGAGAACCAGACTTGTAAGAAAAGGTAAAGATACATTTGGAAGAAATTTTGTGAAAGCAGGAGATAGTAGTGTTAGTGTCATTTCTGCAAATATTGACACTGTATTTTACGTTGCATCTTTGGATTATAGAGATTTTAATCTATCAAAAATTGAAAGATACATTCTTATGCTCCATGATAGCGGAGCTAAACCTGTACTAATTCTGAACAAAAAAGATATTTGTCCCGATTATTTAGATTATATCGAAAAACTTAAGAAAATTTCTGGAGATATACCGATACATGCGGTAAGTGCAGTCGATTTCGATGGAATTGAAGAGCTTTTGGATTATATATCTGAAGGAAAAACGGTATCATTTATTGGATCTTCGGGAGTTGGAAAATCATCAATTGTCAATGCTCTTATGGGCGAGGATAAGATGTATGTAAGCAGAATACGAGAGGCTGACAAAAGAGGTCGTCACACAACTACACATAGAGAAATGATTTTGTTTCCAGAAGGTGGAGTTTTGATTGATAATCCCGGAATTAGAGATTTAAAACCTGTTTCATCGTCCGATGCATTAGATGCGACTTTTGAAGATATTACTGATTTAGAAAGTCAATGCAGATTCAGTGATTGTAAGCATAATAACGAACCTGGATGTGCAATCATTAAAGCTCTGGAATCAGGAGAATTATCCGTAAAAAGATATGAGAATTATCTAACATTAAAACGAGAAGCTGATTTTTTTGAAAGGAGAGCAAAAATGAGAGAACATTTTTTAGAGAAAGCTGCTGTAAATGAAAAAAAAGGAGGTAAAAAGATTAAAAACCATATGAAGGGAAGAAAGAAAAGAGATAAATATTTTGATTCAACTGAATATAGTCTCTAG
- a CDS encoding Rpn family recombination-promoting nuclease/putative transposase — translation MTQRKLISFDWAMKKMLRSKANFDILEGFLSELLSDDIKILEILESESNKSYDNDKFNRVDLLVKSKDDSIIIIELQYDYEYDFMLRMLYGTSKIVTEHMKQGAPYSEVKKVISINIVYFDLGQGKDYVYKGTTNFIGLHEKDELQLSQIQKDKLKRESIYQLYPEYYLLKINNFNDFAKNTLDEWIYFLKNEEIKPEFKAKGLKEAKDKLDIMKLSGSDLQSYNRHRENLHYAASMAESVKIEAEEKIWKKGLVEGEKLGLEKGEKLKAIKIAKNCLEKKMDYDTISFLTGLSVEEIRGL, via the coding sequence ATGACACAACGAAAACTTATAAGCTTTGACTGGGCAATGAAAAAAATGCTGAGGAGTAAAGCCAATTTCGATATTCTTGAAGGGTTCTTATCTGAACTTTTATCAGACGATATAAAAATTTTAGAAATACTAGAAAGTGAAAGTAATAAATCTTATGATAATGACAAGTTTAATAGAGTTGATCTATTAGTAAAAAGTAAAGATGATAGTATTATAATAATTGAACTTCAATATGATTATGAATATGATTTTATGCTCAGAATGCTTTATGGAACAAGTAAAATTGTAACAGAGCATATGAAACAAGGTGCTCCGTATTCAGAAGTAAAAAAGGTAATATCTATAAATATTGTTTACTTTGATCTGGGACAAGGCAAGGATTATGTTTACAAAGGAACAACCAATTTTATTGGTCTCCACGAAAAAGACGAATTACAATTAAGCCAAATTCAAAAGGATAAACTAAAGAGAGAATCTATTTATCAACTATATCCTGAATATTATCTTTTGAAAATCAATAATTTTAATGACTTTGCAAAAAATACACTAGATGAGTGGATCTACTTTCTGAAAAATGAAGAGATAAAGCCAGAATTTAAAGCTAAAGGTTTAAAAGAAGCTAAAGATAAATTGGATATTATGAAACTATCTGGTAGCGATTTGCAATCATACAATAGACATAGAGAAAATTTACATTATGCTGCTAGTATGGCTGAATCTGTTAAGATTGAAGCAGAAGAGAAGATTTGGAAAAAAGGATTAGTTGAAGGCGAGAAATTAGGTCTTGAAAAAGGTGAGAAGTTAAAAGCTATTAAAATTGCTAAAAACTGTCTAGAAAAAAAGATGGATTATGATACCATTTCTTTTTTAACTGGTTTGTCTGTAGAAGAGATAAGAGGATTGTGA